Part of the Labilibaculum antarcticum genome, TTTAATGTTTTAATTACATTACCTACCGAACGATCTAATGCCCAGGTCATGGCAGCAAGCGTTTGTCTGGAATGGCCTTCGAATAATGCCAAATCTTCTTTTGTAGCATGCATGGGAGTATGTACTGCATTATAGGCCAGATACATAAAAAATGGTTGGCCTTCATTTTTCTCAATATACTGAGAAGCTTTAACCCCCAAGACATCAGTTAGGTACCCATCAAATAAAACGTGCTTTTTATTTTCCAATATCGCATGAGTATCACCAAGTCTATCATTATTTTCATCGGGAAAATAACTTCTTCCACCTGCTAAAAAACCATAAAAATAATCGAAGCCTCTGTCGTTAGGATGATATCCTTCCGCATATCCTAAATGCCATTTTCCAAAAGCTGCAGTGTTATAACCTTGAGTTTTTAATCTTTTTGCCAGACTTATTTCTGTCTTTGGCAATCCTGTAAATCCATCTCCTTCATTACATTCATGACCATACCTTTGTTGATATCTTCCTGTAATAATTCCTGCTCTTGATGGGCTACATACCGATGACGACACATGTGCATCGGAGAATACGACACCCTGTTGCGCCAAATTATCGATATTAGGTGTTTTTAAATCTTCACAGCCATTAAATCCAAAATCTGCATAACCTGCATCATCAGCAAGAATAACAATTATATTAGGTTTTTCTGTCTGACTCCCAATTTGGCAGGATGCTAAAGTCACTAGTAACATCACCCCTATAGGTAGTAATTTTCTACATCTCATTTCCAATCATTTTAAATTAAGTAAGCATTGCTAAAATTATTATCAATATACAGGCTTGCGAGTTCTTAAAAAGAATCATCATCATATTTGCTCAATAATTCTCATATGATAATTTAAGATTTCTCCTTGCCTTTTTTTCGCTTTATTAATTGCAATTTGCTAAAACCATTGGTTAATGTGGAAAATATCTATTCTTTCAGAAGGTAATGAGAATGAATATACGCGAGTGTCATTTTAAGCAGAAAGAAGGGAGTTTCAAATCACCAGCGCACTGTAGTTAGCTCTACTTCTTACTATTGTAATTTTCAAATTCTAAGGTCAATATTTCTTAAAATAATCCAATCTAGAATGTTTGGATGATTAATTTTAGAATTACGGTAATAAGTTTATCTATTATGGATTGTTCGGATCTGCTATGGCGAAATTACTTAAATCCAAAAAAAAAGGACAAATAGTGTAGACAACTGATAATTCTATTTCGGTATAAACGATAATAATAATAATAATAGATTTAAAGCCCAAATTTCAGAAAAAAAAATAATGTATTTTTTCTCTGAAAACTATTATGCATGTTTAATGGAAAGTCCTCAATATAACATGTAACTACTTTAGTTTTTTTAGTGCAATTTGCTTAACTTTAATACAAAGAATTTGGTGAAAATAAATTTCAATAAACTATATTATATCAAAAGATAACATACTGCACGCAATAGGTTTATTTTTAATTCGTTGAATTTGTATTTTTAGGTTTATCTGAACTGTGACTATATGATATTTTAGCTTACAATAACTTACATTTCCTGTATCTGCAAATAATATTTATTCTGATTAATAAATAACAGTAGGAAGAACTAAATCACTAATAATTAAGGACCTGCTTACTTCTTTTCATTATAATATAGTTCTTGCTTTTAGTATAATTTGGCTTTAATTGTTGCATCGGGTTTAAAAATGATAGTATATGAAAACCTGACAGCCCTAATTTATTGGACTATCAGGCCTAAAACTTTAACTACTTATACTACTTCAAATTAACTTCTTATCGATAGAACAATCTTACATAGGCAAAAGTATTATTTCATCAATCAAACAAGAATTAACCTCACCATTCATGTTTTCATTCCAAGCCTCTAATTTCAAGCTAAATTTATTTTCGCCTTTCCTAAGAAATATGCACTGATAAGGTGTATATCCCCAGTTGGACCATTCATCCTTTCCCCGTTGTGGAAATACTAGAGAAGTTATAAACTGACCGTTCACATATAAACTTCGAATTGCACATTTGTTATCAGTATTAATAGGGCCACTTCCATTAGCGTATCTAATCTTAATTTGATATTCACCCCGTTTCTTTACATTCTGAGATAAACTAAAACTGGTATTCTCAATCGTTTCCAACAAAACATATCCATCGCCATGATAACCATTAGCTTGTTGATTAACAGAGCTCGTTTTTTGCTCGCATTGAATTGTTATTTCATTTCCGCTGTTAACTCTATATACGGGATTACTTAAAAAGGAAGGGACTTCATTTTCATCAATTGCTGATACCTGATACTCATTCAACTCCTTATCATCAGAAAGCAATATTTTGTTATCTTTTTGAGTCTTCCATAGGTTCCCATTCTTATGGATTTGGTATTCAACTGCTTTTTTCGATTTTGTCCATTCCAATTGATTTTCTTCATATACAAGGACCGGTGTTTCCGGAGCAGTGACATTATTCAATAAGTTCACTGTCTTTTCGCTGGTTTTCGAATTCAAAACAATTTCGATACGATGATTACCTTTACTGTCTGCGGTTATCTCAAAATTAGATTTCTCTTCTCCGTCCATTTTAAAAGATGCTATGCCATCACCATAACCTTCAACAGAAATATTGAGCACAGCTCCCCTATATTTAAGCCCATTCATATGGTATGTGCCTGCAAAAGATTCAGGAATAAGAGGTGAAAAAGTAAGCTTATCCGCATGCATGTTCATACCAAATAAAATACGGTAAGTCATTGCCAGTTGCCCCGCAACACTCCACAACTGTCTGTCGGAGTTTAATACAGTGCCGGCAAAATCGCCATCTTCAGCAACCATATTCTCCTTGTTCGTTAAAAACAGCCCAGCTTGCCGAAGCATGCTCCCCAAACCATACTCTACCATTCTGCTATGCTTCTCTTGTTTAGCCGCCAATGTCCAAAAGGCTTGTACAAAAGGCCATATCCCATTGTTGTGATAAGGTGATATATTTGGTATTTGTGGATAAATGCATGGTATTCCGTAGCTCAACAGAGGTACATTTTGGAGGAGTTGCTCTTTTTGCTTTTCATTGGCTACATCAAAAAGAATACAGAAAGCCTCCCCCAGAGCTTCGGAACGCGGAGAAAGACTTTGATGCATACGCCCGTACAAATATTGGCCGTAAAAATTTTCGTCCTCACTCCACATCCATTTGTTAATTCCTTGTTTTACAGTTTTAGCAGAAGCAGTCCATTTCTCATCAAAACCCAAATCCTTCCTCATACTATCTAAGGTGGTTAACACCCGATAGTAAACAGCATTGGTTCCCAAATTAAGAGAAGAAGCAATATCAGCCGGTTCCATCCACAAGGGATAGGTTTGCTTTCGCCAATCTAAAAAAGATGATTCTCCCTTCATAAGTCCCGTTTTCTTATCAACCAAAGTCTTGAAATCATCCTTTACCGAATTTTCGATGATCTGATGAGCCTTCGCAAGCCATTTTTTGTCTCCGGTACTTTTATAAATCTCCCAAGCAGCCAATGTCCACACAACCCTGTCGCTTGAAACAGGCCATGCTCCCCCTGTTCCCGTATCCTGAATAATCCGATCGTTTTTAACTTTCTTCATCAGACTAACCCTCGCAATTTCAGGCTCAATCAGAGCCAAACTTAAAAGCACACTATAACTAATATCGCGAGTCCAAACGCCCGCCCATTTTTCTCCTGTCCTAAAGGTTCCATCAGATTCAATGCTCAGAATCACCTCATCGAGCGACAAGTTATAAATGGCATTGAGAAGTTCATTGCCGCATTTAAATTCAGGATAGCTAGAGAGATCATGAGCTAGAGTCCATTCATTAGAGGTATGAGCATCGGGATTAAACGTATTAAAAACCAATTCACATTCAAAAACGCCATCACCATCGGCGTCTTTAAGCTCACTTTTCGAATTGGATGCCAAATTTTCAAAATCCCAATTCAATGGAAAAGAACTCCCTGCAATAAAAACCCCTTTAAAATCCGACTCATAGATTTTTTCACCGTGCACATCTACATAAAAGCCTTGAGTGGAAAATGCCTTTAAAACGGAACTCATATCCAAGCTAAATTTCACTCTGGTATTTTCTTCGAGAAAGCGTTCCTTTTTCTCATTCT contains:
- a CDS encoding sulfatase-like hydrolase/transferase gives rise to the protein MRCRKLLPIGVMLLVTLASCQIGSQTEKPNIIVILADDAGYADFGFNGCEDLKTPNIDNLAQQGVVFSDAHVSSSVCSPSRAGIITGRYQQRYGHECNEGDGFTGLPKTEISLAKRLKTQGYNTAAFGKWHLGYAEGYHPNDRGFDYFYGFLAGGRSYFPDENNDRLGDTHAILENKKHVLFDGYLTDVLGVKASQYIEKNEGQPFFMYLAYNAVHTPMHATKEDLALFEGHSRQTLAAMTWALDRSVGNVIKTLKDKKMLDNTVIFFLSDNGGAHNNQSSNYPLNGFKGNEFEGGHRVPFLVYWKDKLKVGSYDGLSSSLDIGATACALAGVKGDFNLPLDGVNLMPYISGEKSEPPHDKLFWRKDKMAAARVGDYKLVRVQGLKSTVYDLDTDLGEKDNLAIEKPELKDQLENELKSWEEQMISPLWTEGHRWDTITYMIHEDLMLNRTVRVKDPSQLKEYKAMVKKSKMEMK
- a CDS encoding alpha-L-rhamnosidase-related protein, with the translated sequence MERNISLLLSLCFCVLFSGCKKEVLYQNQDYKITKTQVIQGDYKGKALSPTHLQSNYRSKSNANFSSLLQFKFSINGKDNELGYNTNHQANIYTDKNGEVVLDFIFGEQRKLPENEKKERFLEENTRVKFSLDMSSVLKAFSTQGFYVDVHGEKIYESDFKGVFIAGSSFPLNWDFENLASNSKSELKDADGDGVFECELVFNTFNPDAHTSNEWTLAHDLSSYPEFKCGNELLNAIYNLSLDEVILSIESDGTFRTGEKWAGVWTRDISYSVLLSLALIEPEIARVSLMKKVKNDRIIQDTGTGGAWPVSSDRVVWTLAAWEIYKSTGDKKWLAKAHQIIENSVKDDFKTLVDKKTGLMKGESSFLDWRKQTYPLWMEPADIASSLNLGTNAVYYRVLTTLDSMRKDLGFDEKWTASAKTVKQGINKWMWSEDENFYGQYLYGRMHQSLSPRSEALGEAFCILFDVANEKQKEQLLQNVPLLSYGIPCIYPQIPNISPYHNNGIWPFVQAFWTLAAKQEKHSRMVEYGLGSMLRQAGLFLTNKENMVAEDGDFAGTVLNSDRQLWSVAGQLAMTYRILFGMNMHADKLTFSPLIPESFAGTYHMNGLKYRGAVLNISVEGYGDGIASFKMDGEEKSNFEITADSKGNHRIEIVLNSKTSEKTVNLLNNVTAPETPVLVYEENQLEWTKSKKAVEYQIHKNGNLWKTQKDNKILLSDDKELNEYQVSAIDENEVPSFLSNPVYRVNSGNEITIQCEQKTSSVNQQANGYHGDGYVLLETIENTSFSLSQNVKKRGEYQIKIRYANGSGPINTDNKCAIRSLYVNGQFITSLVFPQRGKDEWSNWGYTPYQCIFLRKGENKFSLKLEAWNENMNGEVNSCLIDEIILLPM